A genomic stretch from Silurus meridionalis isolate SWU-2019-XX chromosome 1, ASM1480568v1, whole genome shotgun sequence includes:
- the trim107 gene encoding tripartite motif-containing protein 16 isoform X2 — protein sequence MMDIQAKIELVDDLLAKVKKKEAKVKTSNTELKADVQTVLEEMVELLTSYSTAGMELLEAQLRPREEILETSIQTLSDLHTQLKETELQVNTLMEEQDKDRFFKEVLEVEKLSSSLTVEHQKIGASEDNEANLSLTHMCEEMEHRNYDLRVKLGAAQRRLRNILNPSEVTFDSETLHPSLVLSEDLKTVSFSVVKQPYPAGPQRFTNYFQALSSQSFCKGEHCWVLQAEGCPWVLGLCYGGIPRSGTESGLESRSGAWCLMWYDNLLRAYEGGKETQLKRTPFLQKLEIRLSFNKNCVTFSSISNVTAAKTHLHTFNVSFTEPVYLAVRMMSGQPKARITLCE from the coding sequence ATGATGGATATCCAAGCCAAGATTGAACTGGTGGATGATCTGCTGGCcaaagtaaagaaaaaggaGGCCAAGGTCAAGACGTCGAACACTGAGTTAAAAGCAGATGTGCAAACAGTTCTGGAGGAGATGGTGGAGCTTCTGACAAGCTACAGCACAGCAGGGATGGAGCTTCTAGAGGCCCAGTTAAGGCCAAGAGAGGAGATTTTGGAGACCAGCATTCAAACCTTGTCAGATCTCCATACTCAGCTTAAGGAAACAGAGCTCCAGGTTAACACTTTGATGGAGGAGCAAGATAAGGATAGATTTTTCAAAGAGGTCTTGGAAGTTGAAAAACTCTCTTCCAGCCTGACTGTAGAACATCAGAAAATAGGAGCATCTGAGGACAATGAGGCAAACCTCAGCTTGACCCATATGTGTGAAGAAATGGAGCACCGCAATTATGACCTTCGTGTCAAACTAGGAGCAGCCCAGCGTCGTTTACGAAATATTCTCAACCCGTCCGAGGTGACTTTTGACTCTGAGACTTTGCATCCTTCCCTGGTGCTTTCTGAGGATCTTAAAACAGTGTCCTTCAGCGTGGTCAAACAGCCTTATCCAGCTGGACCACAGAGGTTCACCAACTACTTTCAGGCTCTGAGTTCCCAAAGCTTTTGCAAAGGAGAACACTGCTGGGTTCTGCAAGCCGAAGGTTGCCCATGGGTTCTGGGGCTGTGCTATGGGGGGATTCCACGCTCTGGTACTGAAAGTGGTCTAGAAAGCAGAAGTGGAGCATGGTGCCTAATGTGGTATGATAACCTTCTTAGGGCatatgaaggaggaaaagagactCAGCTGAAGCGTACTCCGTTTCTCCAGAAGCTGGAGATCCGCCTTAGCttcaacaaaaattgtgtaaCATTTTCTAGCATAAGCAACGTTACTGCAGCCAAAACTCATCTCCATACTTTTAATGTGAGCTTTACTGAGCCTGTGTATTTGGCTGTGAGAATGATGTCAGGTCAGCCAAAAGCTCGAATAACATTATGCGAGTAA
- the trim107 gene encoding tripartite motif-containing protein 16 isoform X1 yields MEVEMMEQTDYPSCSSQGEDECKALCNRDKNVADLSHCIDIQLSDELSKQRSRLNPVMMDIQAKIELVDDLLAKVKKKEAKVKTSNTELKADVQTVLEEMVELLTSYSTAGMELLEAQLRPREEILETSIQTLSDLHTQLKETELQVNTLMEEQDKDRFFKEVLEVEKLSSSLTVEHQKIGASEDNEANLSLTHMCEEMEHRNYDLRVKLGAAQRRLRNILNPSEVTFDSETLHPSLVLSEDLKTVSFSVVKQPYPAGPQRFTNYFQALSSQSFCKGEHCWVLQAEGCPWVLGLCYGGIPRSGTESGLESRSGAWCLMWYDNLLRAYEGGKETQLKRTPFLQKLEIRLSFNKNCVTFSSISNVTAAKTHLHTFNVSFTEPVYLAVRMMSGQPKARITLCE; encoded by the coding sequence ATGGAAGTAGAGATGATGGAACAGACAGATTATCCATCTTGTTCTAGCCAGGGAGAAGACGAATGTAAAGCATTGTGTAACCGTGATAAAAATGTTGCTGATCTTTCACACTGTATAGACATCCAGTTATCTGACGAGCTAAGCAAACAAAGGTCTCGGTTAAATCCTGTGATGATGGATATCCAAGCCAAGATTGAACTGGTGGATGATCTGCTGGCcaaagtaaagaaaaaggaGGCCAAGGTCAAGACGTCGAACACTGAGTTAAAAGCAGATGTGCAAACAGTTCTGGAGGAGATGGTGGAGCTTCTGACAAGCTACAGCACAGCAGGGATGGAGCTTCTAGAGGCCCAGTTAAGGCCAAGAGAGGAGATTTTGGAGACCAGCATTCAAACCTTGTCAGATCTCCATACTCAGCTTAAGGAAACAGAGCTCCAGGTTAACACTTTGATGGAGGAGCAAGATAAGGATAGATTTTTCAAAGAGGTCTTGGAAGTTGAAAAACTCTCTTCCAGCCTGACTGTAGAACATCAGAAAATAGGAGCATCTGAGGACAATGAGGCAAACCTCAGCTTGACCCATATGTGTGAAGAAATGGAGCACCGCAATTATGACCTTCGTGTCAAACTAGGAGCAGCCCAGCGTCGTTTACGAAATATTCTCAACCCGTCCGAGGTGACTTTTGACTCTGAGACTTTGCATCCTTCCCTGGTGCTTTCTGAGGATCTTAAAACAGTGTCCTTCAGCGTGGTCAAACAGCCTTATCCAGCTGGACCACAGAGGTTCACCAACTACTTTCAGGCTCTGAGTTCCCAAAGCTTTTGCAAAGGAGAACACTGCTGGGTTCTGCAAGCCGAAGGTTGCCCATGGGTTCTGGGGCTGTGCTATGGGGGGATTCCACGCTCTGGTACTGAAAGTGGTCTAGAAAGCAGAAGTGGAGCATGGTGCCTAATGTGGTATGATAACCTTCTTAGGGCatatgaaggaggaaaagagactCAGCTGAAGCGTACTCCGTTTCTCCAGAAGCTGGAGATCCGCCTTAGCttcaacaaaaattgtgtaaCATTTTCTAGCATAAGCAACGTTACTGCAGCCAAAACTCATCTCCATACTTTTAATGTGAGCTTTACTGAGCCTGTGTATTTGGCTGTGAGAATGATGTCAGGTCAGCCAAAAGCTCGAATAACATTATGCGAGTAA